The DNA window AGACGTGGGCGGGTATTGATCCTGAAGTTGAGAAggcgaaggaagaagagagagagggaaagcGTAAGGAGGCAATGAAGGCCCTGGTGATGCGCGATGAGGAagagttggagagagaggaggaaagtGATGATGTTTCGGTTGACCAGACGACTGAATTCGAGAGTACTACTTCCTGCCTGCTTCTTGACAACGACGGCCGCTCTCACGAGGATGGAGAGCACCCCGTCAACACGACCCAGAACGACATGAATATGGAGAcagacgatgaagacgctATCTTCTTCGATTGCAGCACTTCCCTCATTGATTCACTGCTTAGCGACGAGGAGACTAGCCAACTTGACCAGACTtccgaagaagaagaggagccGTTTGCTGTCCTCGCATCGTTCTTCAATGCCAAGCTCAACGATTCCCGCGGACGCTACACCGAAGACGACTACTACGCGGAACTCAAGGGAATTGTGCTAGAGACCTTTTGCGGATGGATGGAAGACCTTCGCATTTCGTACCCTGACGCTGAGCCTCTAGCCATGCGCAACGATCACCATGACTGCCCTCATCTGGGCGCCTGGGAGAAGACGCTTGGCTGCCCCGAGTGTGACGCCTGCCACCTTTGGATGCCGATCTACATCTTGACCTGCCCGAGCTGTGGTGCGAAGGCGTGTGCTCGGTGCAAGTTCGTAGATGGGGTTGATTGAGGGTCTGATGTACACGTATAGTGTTTGATTGAGGAGTTGCGGTGTTTACTGGAGTCTATTCTGGGCGATATGTTGTAGGAGTTATTGGTCTATGGACAATTTAAAGTATTGTATCCACGTCAATGTTGAATAGAATGGTGTACTTCCACTCTAAGCCCTCTGGCAAGACCCTAAGTACATGTTATCTATGCGACAGCTCATGTATCTCGCTTGTATGGAGACGCTAGGAAATCCAGGCATCAAGTCACACCGATGTGCTCATTCACTATATACCGAGCTTCATCCAGACTCGACCGTCCTATCGGCTACGTGGAAGTCACCATCGTCATCTAGAAAGCTTGCTTCGGAATATTTGATTATACGCTGGCCATTGATGACATCCAAATTTCGAGTTCATCTAAAGGGTAAGCTTCATGATAAAAGAGTCCATGCGCCCACTAGCTCCGTCGTTTGGAATCTTGATTTCAGTTTCTAGTCGTCGGCTCCTGCAATCCCAGTCCCTTGAACAAATTCCCCGTGACATTCTCCAAAAACCGTTCAACGTAATCCCTGTCGTAGAAACCCTCGTTGTAGGACGCGCTCAGAAAGAAAGTGCCTTTCCAACTCCACTGATAGACCATGTATCCGGGCCCCATGAGATTCATGTCCAGTTCTATGTGATCTACTCCCACCCACCTTGGCCCTTCATACTCATGTTGTACCTTGTCATCCATTCTGCCAAGACTGCTCAGTTGCGGGCAGGTCTGTGGTGGCGGTACAACGCCTTCAGGCAAAGGTTGACTCAGGAGATCTGCGAAAATCTTCGTATAGGTACCGTAGTGTTCAGCCTCTATCCACTGGTCGACGCTTAGCGGCTGATGATACTTGAGCTGCAGAGCCCGAGCATAGGTTGTGAAATCGCCCCGAGGTAGTGTGAATGGAGTGGCCACCATCCAACACCCTGTCGCACATTTTTTGGGGTCTGCATATTCTGGCTTGACATAGGGGCGGTAGTTGAAGAAATTCATGGACGTGAAGTCCCGACCCGCGGTTTCTGGACACGCCATGTCATAAGTCGTCTCGATAATTGCAGCGTGTATAGCGGCTGTGAGGCTGTGCCCTGCCTTCTTGGAAGCAGCTTTCAGCTCCTCAAAGGAAGGGCCAGGAATGGAAAGACGCGCAGAGGCACAGCCTCCTGGGGGTCCGGATTTTATCTCCAAGCCAACTGAGGGAATCAAAGCTGGATGCTGGTTGAATAGTTCCTCGGCTGCCTTCACAATTCTTGACTCAC is part of the Penicillium psychrofluorescens genome assembly, chromosome: 4 genome and encodes:
- a CDS encoding uncharacterized protein (ID:PFLUO_007176-T1.cds;~source:funannotate): MPWKEVAPGRYERPLDGIENVCRLMRDLFVPLKGGHNWEMNFVLKLRFGHGLGEDNIIAGLRSAWIQLRYNHPLIAGLLRYANHVYSVPKSQDEVEEWVSKSFFVHRDSTVEDWFRSVGILDFSSLHLFPASSELVMRLHHWQEDGMGALHLVDNYLRYFAEGDDTHPKYGDEASRLALSQAETVPLPASSESRIVKAAEELFNQHPALIPSVGLEIKSGPPGGCASARLSIPGPSFEELKAASKKAGHSLTAAIHAAIIETTYDMACPETAGRDFTSMNFFNYRPYVKPEYADPKKCATGCWMVATPFTLPRGDFTTYARALQLKYHQPLSVDQWIEAEHYGTYTKIFADLLSQPLPEGVVPPPQTCPQLSSLGRMDDKVQHEYEGPRWVGVDHIELDMNLMGPGYMVYQWSWKGTFFLSASYNEGFYDRDYVERFLENVTGNLFKGLGLQEPTTRN
- a CDS encoding uncharacterized protein (ID:PFLUO_007175-T1.cds;~source:funannotate), with protein sequence MDYYAILGVSQTASTKEINLAYKKLALKHHPDKTGGDDDSNESFQQIQQAIETLRDPERRSKHDQSLGVNVKKRRYHHPEDDWRTWFEDGTDWGRKKHWDFNNDWDRYMYSFGNSVHMDPDSEQSRAEQAQHSAAAEEWEQTWAGIDPEVEKAKEEEREGKRKEAMKALVMRDEEELEREEESDDVSVDQTTEFESTTSCLLLDNDGRSHEDGEHPVNTTQNDMNMETDDEDAIFFDCSTSLIDSLLSDEETSQLDQTSEEEEEPFAVLASFFNAKLNDSRGRYTEDDYYAELKGIVLETFCGWMEDLRISYPDAEPLAMRNDHHDCPHLGAWEKTLGCPECDACHLWMPIYILTCPSCGAKACARCKFVDGVD